A section of the Primulina eburnea isolate SZY01 chromosome 1, ASM2296580v1, whole genome shotgun sequence genome encodes:
- the LOC140804502 gene encoding uncharacterized protein, translating to MGYVWNSMAPRRQVGRPRGGRVYHHENEFDQRQERQAPLPPPPPSPDMNAQMLAGMNRFFARFAENDAVPTAAARPTGPEAVYERFMKMRPKEFSGTSDPMIAEGWIKSLEVIFEFMELGDADRVRCATYLFSGDARLWWEGASVALNLATLSWIRFTEVFYSKYFTEEVRSKLTIEFMTLRQGDSTVTEFIRKFERGCHFVPLIANDAGAKLRHFLNGLRPILRRDVRVDGPTTYDVVISRALTAEQDQLDIERDRQGKRPFQAPHRPPPPQQQQNKRPFHGPPGNRGQQQQRGRAVPKTFEYPVCSKCTRRHAGVCMYGSGKCYKCGSPDHVLTQCPQRNLPTQGRVFALHAAETNPETMLLTGRIFIAGSVTKALIDSGATHSFISETFANFLKIKTIGLDIAYSVVLPSGEEMAATNVIRDIDLELHGNLVYADLIVLPMPEFDIILGMDWLLRNRVLIDFQRRYVIVRPPGMEQFLFEPDRYFPLPRIIPYVQARKLMHIGCRAFLATFISVPEAPSQSVADVPFVRDFLDVFPEDVSGMPPEREVEFSIELMPGTAPISKAPYRLAPTEMAELKKQIQELLDKEFIRPSFSPWGAPILFVKKKDGTMRLCIDYRELNRVTVKNKYPLPRIEDLFDQLQGASIFSKIDLRSGYHQLRVKDADVSKTAFRTRYGHYEFLVMPFGLTNAPAVFMDLMNRVFQPYLDQFVIVFIDDILVYSKSQEYHRRHLTTVLQTLQKNKLFSKFSKCEFWLEKVAFLGHIVSSSGIEVDPAKVAAVRDWVVPQNASEIRSFLGLAGYYRKFIQGFSSIAVPLTSLTKKNAKYMWSDECQKSFDTLKQALISAPVLAMPSGPGEFVLYTDASKLGFSFAAWVADTAAKADTAVKMGYSGAPTGIGTLPPETLRKTWLKRLWFCQK from the exons atgggttatgtttgGAACAGTATGGCTCCTAGACGTCAAGTAGGACGCCCGAGAGGGGGCCGTGTGTACCATCATGAGAACGAGTTTGATCAGAGACAGGAGAGGCAGGCACCTcttcctccacctccaccgtcGCCGgatatgaatgcccagatgctggCTGGGATGAACAGGTTCTTCGCACGGTTTGCGGAAAACGATGCCGTTCCCACTGCCgcagccaggccgacagggcccgaggctgtctaCGAAAGGTTTATGAAGATGCGGccaaaggagttttcagggacgtctgatcccatgattgccgagggatggatcaaatccctcgaggttatcttcgagttcatggagcttggagatgccGACAGAGTTCGATGCGCCACTTATCTGTTCAGTGgtgatgcccgcttatggtgggaaggagcttcAGTAGCCTTGAACTTGGCTACATTGTCATGGATCCGctttacggaggttttctactccaaatattttacggAAGAGGTGCGCTCCAAGTTGACTAtcgagttcatgaccctgaggcagggagattCGACTGTTACAGAGTTCATccggaagtttgagaggggctgccattttgtaccccttattgcgAATGATGCAGGTGCCAAGCTGAGGCACTTTCTGAATGGCCTGCGACCGATCTTGCGGCGAGATGTTAGGGTAGATGGCCCTACAACATATGATGTTGTTATCTCCAGAGCTCTAACGGCAGAGCAGGATCAGCTTGACATTGAGAGAGACCGTCAAGGGAAGCGACCATTCCAAGCACCGcaccgtcctcctcctcctcaacAGCAGCAGAATAAGAGACCTTTCCACGGCCCACCCGGAAATCGCggtcagcagcagcagcggggacgcgcAGTCCCTAAGACCTTTGAGTACCCAGTCTGTTCCAAGTGCACACGCCGCCATGCTGGAGTATGTATGTATGGCTCagggaagtgttacaagtgtggtagcCCAGACCACGTGCTGACGCAGTGCCCTCAGAGAAacctgcctacccaaggcagggtgtttgctctccatgcagcagagacgaacccggagaccatgcttttgacag ggagaatttttatagcagGGTCAGTTACGAAagccctgatagattcaggggctactcattcctttatttcggagaccttcgctaattttctcaagatcaagaccattgggctagacatagcctattcagtagtattgccttcgggcgaggagatggcagctaccaatgtgatccgagacatagaccttgagctgcatggaaatcttgtttatgcggatcttatcgtgttgccgatgccagagtttgacatcatcctaggaatggactggctattaaggaacagagttttgatagacttccagcggagatatGTTATTGTtcgaccgcctgggatggagcaattcttatttgagccagacaggtactttccctTACCACGCATTATACcttatgttcaggctaggaagctcatgcatatagggtgtcgggcatttttaGCAACCtttatatctgtccccgaggcaccCAGCCAGTCAGTCGCTGATGTTCCGtttgtcagagatttcttagatgtttttcccgaagacgtctctggtatgccacccgagcgagaggtggagttttctattgagcttatgccaggtacggctccgatctcaaaagcgccgtaccgattagcgccgacagagatggcagagcttaagaaacagattcaggagctacttgataaggagttcattcgcccgagtttctcaccTTGGGGTGCGCCAAttctgtttgttaagaagaaagatggcacgatgaggctttgtattgattaccgggagttgaacagggttacagtgaagaacaaatacccacttccgagaattgaggatctgtttgaccagttgcaaggagcttcgattttctccaagattgatctgcgttcaggTTATCATCAATTGAGGGTGAAAGACGCCGATGTTtcaaagacagctttcaggactcgttatggtcactacgagttccttgtgatgccgttcggtctgacgaatgcgccagcagtcttcatggatctcatgaatcgcgtatttcagccgtaccttgatcagtttgtgatagtgttcatagatgacattctcgtctactccaagagtcaaGAATATCACAggagacatctgaccacagttttgcagaccttgcaaaaGAACAAATTATTctcaaagttcagtaagtgcgaattctggttagagaaagtggcgttcttaggccacattgtttctagtagtggtattgaggtagacccagctaaagttgcagcagtcagagattgggttgtgccgcagaatgcatccgagatccgcagttttcttgggctagcaggatattacaggaaattcattcagggattctcctccattgccgttcctctcacatcattgacaaagaaaaatgctaaatatatgtggagcgatgagtgccagaagagcttcgatactttgaagcaagctcttatctcagcaccagttttggccatgccgtcagggcccggcgagtttgtcctttataccgatgcCTCGAAGCTCGGTTTTAG TTTTGCTGCTTGGGTCGCTGATACTGCTGCGAAGGCTGATACGGCAGTAAAGATGGGGTATAGTGGTGCACCCACTGGCATCGGCACATTGCCCCCCGAAACTCTGAGGAAAACCTGGTTGAAACGACTGTGGTTCTGCCAAAAGTAG
- the LOC140804510 gene encoding uncharacterized protein: MPLCFLFQFSSTISSRFQAAVLVSAPCYPNAVAWSKENLVAVASGSLVTILNPSKPSGGGCRGVISVLPSKPFSIGVINAGGIDFLSGCLLPMHVSRDTRPCVRSISWSPAGLASNAGCLLAVCTTGGRVKLYRFLFCDFSAEWIEVMDISEMMYNYLSKINFGESQIISSESLDIIGSRDNAESECPNEPPVAAKKLDNVKENNTWEIIPISVSEGTPLKIKECNVQLITAQQYASRNAMLTPLIVAWSPILRTSEDWRIDAPESYSIITPELPCKASNGGFLKAHDTCITSICWALYGSEISKPQLLLATGSSNGR; this comes from the exons atgccGCTCTGCTTTCTGTTTCAATTTTCTTCAACAATTTCTTCCCGCTTCCAAGCAGCGGTGCTCGTATCAGCGCCTTGTTATCCGAACGCTGTTGCTTGGTCCAAAGAGAATCTAGTGGCGGTCGCTTCTGGTAGCCTCGTTACGATCCTG AATCCTTCTAAACCTTCTGGAGGTGGATGTCGAGGTGTAATTTCTGTTCTCCCAAGCAAGCCTTTTTCCATTGGTGTCATAAATGCTGGAG GGATAGATTTTCTCTCTGGGTGCTTGTTGCCAATGCATGTGTCGCGGGATACACGGCCATGTGTTAGGTCAATTTCCTGGTCTCCTGCAGGTCTTGCTAGCAATGCTGG TTGTTTGCTTGCTGTTTGCACCACTGGGGGACGCGTCAAACTTTACCGCTTTCTCTTCTGTGATTTTTCGGCTGAATGGATTGAG GTTATGGACATATCAGAGATGATGTATAATTATCTTTCCAAGATCAATTTCGGAGAGTCTCAAATTATATCTTCAGAAAGTTTAGAT ATCATAGGGAGTCGAGATAATGCAGAATCTGAATGCCCTAATGAGCCACCT GTTGCTGCAAAAAAACTTGACAATGTAAAAGAAAACAATACATGGGAAATTATTCCCATATCTGTTTCTGAAGGGACACCTCTGAAGATCAAAGAATGCAATGTTCAACTAATAACGGCACAACAATATGCTTCTCGCAATGCAATGCTGACACCCCTTATTGTGGCTTGGTCACCGATTCTgaggacatctgaagattgg AGAATTGATGCACCAGAGAGTTATTCCATTATTACCCCTGAACTCCCATGTAAAGCATCAAATGGTGGCTTTCTCAAGGCACATGATACATGCATCACATCTATTTGCTGGGCTTTATATGGCTCTGAAATTTCAAAACCTCAACTTCTTTTAGCGACGGGAAGTTCTAATGGGAGGTGA
- the LOC140827978 gene encoding UDP-galactose transporter 1-like isoform X2, with amino-acid sequence MEESMLCQWSVIRSLLAILQWWDFNVTVIIINKWIFQKLDFKFPLSVSCIHFISSAIGAYLVIKVLKLKPLILVDPEDRWRRIFPMSFIFCINIVLGNVSLRYIPVSFMQTIKSFTPATTVILQWLFWKKYFDWRIWASLIPIVGGILVTSMIELSFNVLGFFAALFGCLATSTKMILAESLLHGYKFDGINTVYYMAPFATMILGIPAVLLEGSGVVEWIRTCPSLFSSLVIILGSGVLAFCLNFSIFYVIHSTTAVTFNVAGNLKVAVAVTCSWLIFPEPLVHLGCLGLQEARRSSGEQGGRKIRS; translated from the exons ATGGAGGAGAGTATGTTGTGTCAGTGGAGTGTAATTCGATCCTTATTAGCTATTCTCCAGTGGTGGGATTTCAATGTCACCGTTATTATCATCAACAAATGGATCTTTCAG AAACTGGATTTTAAGTTTCCATTATCAGTGTCATGTATTCACTTTATATCTTCGGCTATAGGTGCATACCTGGTAATTAAAGTGCTAAAACTGAAGCCACTCATTCTGGTTGACCCCGAAGATCGCTGGAGGAGGATTTTTCCCATGTCgtttatattttgtatcaaCATAGTTCTGGGAAACGTTAGCCTGCGTTATATTCCGGTTTCTTTCATGCAAACCATCAAGTCTTTCACCCCTGCAACAACTG TTATCTTGCAGTGGCTTTTctggaaaaaatattttgactGGAGAATTTGGGCTTCTTTGATTCCAATTGTTGGAGGTATTTTAGTCACCTCTATGATCGAGCTGAGTTTCAATGTGTTGGGATTTTTTGCTGCTTTATTTGGCTGTCTTGCTACCTCTACAAAAATGATTCTTGCCGAGTCTTTGTTGCATGGATACAAATTTGATGG CATAAACACAGTATACTACATGGCACCTTTTGCGACCATGATCTTGGGCATACCAGCTGTGCTGCTCGAAGGATCGGGAGTTGTGGAATGGATTCGTACATGTCCCTCGCTTTTCTCATCCCTCGTCATCATTTTGGGGTCTGGAGTGTTAGCTTTTTGCCTCAACTTCTCGATATTTTATGTAATACACTCCACGACCGCTGTGACCTTCAATGTTGCCGGAAATCTTAAG GTGGCGGTGGCTGTTACATGTTCATGGCTGATCTT CCCGGAACCCCTCGTACACCTAGGATGCCTCGGACTCCAAGAG GCACGGCGGAGCAGCGGGGAACAAGGCGGCCGAAAAATCAGAAGCTAA
- the LOC140827978 gene encoding UDP-galactose transporter 1-like isoform X1, with translation MEESMLCQWSVIRSLLAILQWWDFNVTVIIINKWIFQKLDFKFPLSVSCIHFISSAIGAYLVIKVLKLKPLILVDPEDRWRRIFPMSFIFCINIVLGNVSLRYIPVSFMQTIKSFTPATTVILQWLFWKKYFDWRIWASLIPIVGGILVTSMIELSFNVLGFFAALFGCLATSTKMILAESLLHGYKFDGINTVYYMAPFATMILGIPAVLLEGSGVVEWIRTCPSLFSSLVIILGSGVLAFCLNFSIFYVIHSTTAVTFNVAGNLKVAVAVTCSWLIFRNPISAMNAVGCAVTLIGCTFYGYIRHILSQTPGTPRTPRMPRTPRGMTELIPLVNEELDDKV, from the exons ATGGAGGAGAGTATGTTGTGTCAGTGGAGTGTAATTCGATCCTTATTAGCTATTCTCCAGTGGTGGGATTTCAATGTCACCGTTATTATCATCAACAAATGGATCTTTCAG AAACTGGATTTTAAGTTTCCATTATCAGTGTCATGTATTCACTTTATATCTTCGGCTATAGGTGCATACCTGGTAATTAAAGTGCTAAAACTGAAGCCACTCATTCTGGTTGACCCCGAAGATCGCTGGAGGAGGATTTTTCCCATGTCgtttatattttgtatcaaCATAGTTCTGGGAAACGTTAGCCTGCGTTATATTCCGGTTTCTTTCATGCAAACCATCAAGTCTTTCACCCCTGCAACAACTG TTATCTTGCAGTGGCTTTTctggaaaaaatattttgactGGAGAATTTGGGCTTCTTTGATTCCAATTGTTGGAGGTATTTTAGTCACCTCTATGATCGAGCTGAGTTTCAATGTGTTGGGATTTTTTGCTGCTTTATTTGGCTGTCTTGCTACCTCTACAAAAATGATTCTTGCCGAGTCTTTGTTGCATGGATACAAATTTGATGG CATAAACACAGTATACTACATGGCACCTTTTGCGACCATGATCTTGGGCATACCAGCTGTGCTGCTCGAAGGATCGGGAGTTGTGGAATGGATTCGTACATGTCCCTCGCTTTTCTCATCCCTCGTCATCATTTTGGGGTCTGGAGTGTTAGCTTTTTGCCTCAACTTCTCGATATTTTATGTAATACACTCCACGACCGCTGTGACCTTCAATGTTGCCGGAAATCTTAAG GTGGCGGTGGCTGTTACATGTTCATGGCTGATCTTCCGAAACCCAATTTCGGCGATGAATGCAGTTGGATGTGCTGTAACACTCATTGGATGTACCTTCTACGGGTACATTAGGCACATACTTTCACAAACACCCGGAACCCCTCGTACACCTAGGATGCCTCGGACTCCAAGAGGTATGACAGAGTTGATTCCATTAGTTAATGAGGAGTTGGATGATAAAGTTTGA